Proteins encoded in a region of the Hippopotamus amphibius kiboko isolate mHipAmp2 chromosome 11, mHipAmp2.hap2, whole genome shotgun sequence genome:
- the PPP1R11 gene encoding E3 ubiquitin-protein ligase PPP1R11, with the protein MAEAGAGLSETVTETTVTVTTEPENRSLTIKLRKRKPEKKVEWTSDTVDNEHMGRRSSKCCCIYEKPRAFGESSTESDEEEEEGCGHTHCVRGHRKGRRRATPGPSPTTPPQPPDPSQPPPGPMQH; encoded by the exons ATGGCGGAGGCAGGGGCCGGGCTGAGTGAGACCGTCACTGAGACAACGGTTACCGTGACAACCGAGCCC GAGAACCGGAGCCTAACCATCAAACTTCGGAAACGGAAGCCAGAGAAAAAGGTGGAATGGACGAGTGACACTGTAGACAACGAACACATGGGCCGCCGCTCATCAAAAT GCTGCTGTATTTATGAGAAACCTCGGGCCTTTGGCGAGAGCTCCACGGAGagtgatgaggaggaagaggagggctgTGGTCATACACACTGTGTACGGGGCCACCGCAAAGGACGGCGTCGTGCAACCCCAGGACCAagccccaccacccctccccagcctcctgacccctcccagccccctccagggCCCATGCAGCACTAA
- the RNF39 gene encoding RING finger protein 39, translating to MEASELLGPGLVERLEQLATCPLCGGPFQDPVLLACEHSFCRACLARRWGTPPATGPETPPTACPCCGLPCPRRCLRSNVRLAVEVRISRGLREKLAEPEARAGKRRGGRIPTMGCLDPHEEDMKKTWRRFDAPMPKSSNSEDDLPEDYPVVKNMLHRLTADLTLDPGTAHRRLLVSADRRSVRLAPPGTPAPPDGPARFDQLPAVLGAQGFAAGRHCWEVETADAACRGEASGEDEDDGESLYALGAAGESVRRKGRVGLCPAGAVWAVEGRGGRLWALTAPEPTPLGGAGPLPRRIRVDLDWERGRVAFYDGRSLDLLFAFQAPGPLGERVFPLLCTRAPLRIVPAEG from the exons ATGGAGGCGTCCGAGCTGCTGGGCCCGGGGCTGGTGGAGCGTCTGGAGCAGCTGGCGACGTGCCCGCTGTGCGGGGGCCCCTTCCAGGACCCGGTGCTCCTGGCGTGTGAGCACAGCTTCTGCCGCGCGTGCCTGGCGCGCCGCTGGGGGACCCCGCCGGCGACCGGCCCGGAGACGCCCCCCACCGCGTGCCCGTGCTGCGGCCTGCCGTGCCCCCGCCGCTGCCTGAGGTCTAACGTGCGGCTGGCGGTGGAGGTGCGGATCAGCCGCGGACTGCGGGAGAAGCTGGCCGAGCCCGAGGCGCGTGCGGGGAAACGCCGGGGCGGCCGCATCCCCACCATGGGCTGCCTGGACCCGCACGAAGAG GATATGAAGAAGACATGGAGAAG GTTTGATGCCCCAATGCCCAAGTCATCTAACTCAGAGGACGATCTCCCTGAAGATTACCCAGTGGTCAAAAACATGCTTCATAGACTGACGG CCGACCTGACCCTGGATCCTGGCACCGCTCACCGCCGCCTTCTGGTCTCCGCGGACCGCCGCAGCGTCCGACTGGCCCCACCGGGGACACCCGCGCCCCCCGACGGCCCAGCGCGCTTCGATCAGCTGCCGGCGGTGCTGGGCGCGCAGGGCTTCGCGGCTGGCCGCCACTGTTGGGAGGTGGAGACCGCGGACGCCGCCTGCCGCGGAGAGGCTTCCGGGGAGGATGAGGACGACGGGGAGAGCCTCTACGCCCTGGGCGCGGCCGGGGAGTCGGTGCGACGCAAGGGCCGAGTAGGGCTGTGCCCCGCGGGGGCCGTGTGGGCCGTGGAGGGTCGCGGCGGGCGCCTGTGGGCGCTCACGGCCCCGGAGCCCACCCCGCTGGGCGGCGCGGGGCCCCTGCCGCGGCGCATCCGCGTGGACTTGGACTGGGAGCGGGGCCGCGTGGCCTTCTACGACGGCCGCTCCCTCGACTTGCTCTTCGCCTTCCAGGCGCCCGGCCCCCTGGGGGAGCGCGTCTTCCCGCTGCTGTGCACCCGCGCCCCCCTCCGCATCGTGCCAGCGGAAGGCTGA